Proteins found in one Physeter macrocephalus isolate SW-GA unplaced genomic scaffold, ASM283717v5 random_977, whole genome shotgun sequence genomic segment:
- the NMB gene encoding neuromedin-B isoform X1 has product MTLRARSARLLGGLLLFALIAAGAAPFSWDLPEPRSRASKIRGHPRGNLWATGHFMGKKSLEAPSPSLLGTAPHISLRDQRLQLSHDLLRILLQKKALGMSLSGPAPHTQEGAGANAAEVMPLIRKTR; this is encoded by the exons ATGACCCTGCGGGCGCGGAGCGCTCGGCTGCTCGGAGGCCTTCTGCTCTTCGCTCTGATCGCTGCCGGCGCCGCCCCGTTTAGCTGGGATCTCCCGGAGCCCCGCAGCCGGGCCAGCAAGATCCGAGGGCACCCGCGGGGCAATCTCTGGGCCACCG GTCACTTCATGGGCAAGAAGAGTCTGGAGGCCCCCAGCCCATCCCTATTGGGGACAGCTCCCCACATCTCCCTGAGGGACCAGAGACTGCAGCTGAGTCATGATCTGCTCAGGATCCTCCTGCAAAAGAAAGCTCTGGGCATGAGCCTCAGTGGCCCAGCACCTCACACCCAG GAGGGTGCTGGTGCAAATGCTGCAGAAGTGATGCCATTAATCAGGAAGACAAGATGA
- the NMB gene encoding neuromedin-B isoform X2, with protein MTLRARSARLLGGLLLFALIAAGAAPFSWDLPEPRSRASKIRGHPRGNLWATGHFMGKKSLEAPSPSLLGTAPHISLRDQRLQLSHDLLRILLQKKALGMSLSGPAPHTQYRRVLVQMLQK; from the exons ATGACCCTGCGGGCGCGGAGCGCTCGGCTGCTCGGAGGCCTTCTGCTCTTCGCTCTGATCGCTGCCGGCGCCGCCCCGTTTAGCTGGGATCTCCCGGAGCCCCGCAGCCGGGCCAGCAAGATCCGAGGGCACCCGCGGGGCAATCTCTGGGCCACCG GTCACTTCATGGGCAAGAAGAGTCTGGAGGCCCCCAGCCCATCCCTATTGGGGACAGCTCCCCACATCTCCCTGAGGGACCAGAGACTGCAGCTGAGTCATGATCTGCTCAGGATCCTCCTGCAAAAGAAAGCTCTGGGCATGAGCCTCAGTGGCCCAGCACCTCACACCCAG TACAGGAGGGTGCTGGTGCAAATGCTGCAGAAGTGA